In one window of Helianthus annuus cultivar XRQ/B chromosome 17, HanXRQr2.0-SUNRISE, whole genome shotgun sequence DNA:
- the LOC110926295 gene encoding 3-oxoacyl-[acyl-carrier-protein] reductase 4 — protein MAAAASASFTGSVFKSNRISTNSAGVRTVAFNGKTASSVQLQRSLSYSQCRSKVSLASSGVKAQVATAEQASVDTTQKVEAPVVIVTGASRGIGKAVALALGKAGCKVLVNYARSSKEAEEVCKEIQASGGEALTFGGDVSKEEEVASMIKTAVDAWGTVDVLVNNAGITRDGLMMRMKLSQWQEVIDLNLTGVFLCTQAAAKIMMKKRTGRIINIASVVGLVGNLGQANYSAAKAGVIGLTKTVAREYATRGITANAIAPGFISSDMTAKLGEDIEKNILKTIPLGRYGTPEEVAGLVEFLALNPAAAYMTGQVLTIDGGMVM, from the exons ATGGCTGCCGCAGCATCTGCTTCTTTCACCGGATCGGTTTTCAAATCCAACCGTATCTCAACTAACTCCGCCGGCGTACGGACCGTCGCTTTCAACGGCAAAACCGCATCCTCAGTTCAGCTTCAACGGAGCCTCAGTTACTCGCAATGCCGATCTAAAGTCTCTCTTGCTTCGTCTG GTGTAAAAGCACAGGTGGCTACTGCTGAACAAGCAAGTGTTGATACAACACAGAAGGTGGAAGCTCCTGTTGTTATTGTGACTGGAGCCTCTAGAGGCATTGGAAAGGCTGTTGCACTAGCCCTAGGCAAAGCTGGTTGTAAG GTTTTGGTTAATTATGCAAGGTCGTCTAAAGAGGCAGAAGAAGTTTGTAAAGAG ATTCAGGCATCGGGTGGTGAGGCACTTACATTTGGGGGAGATgtttcaaaagaagaagaagttgCATCTATGATCAAAACC GCAGTTGATGCTTGGGGGACTGTTGATGTATTGGTCAACAATGCAG GTATTACGAGGGACGGCTTGATGATGAGGATGAAGTTATCTCAATGGCAGGAGGTTATTGATTTGAATCTCACTGGTGTATTCCTATGTACACAG GCAGCTGCCAAAATTATGATGAAGAAGAGAACG GGAAGAATAATTAATATAGCATCCGTTGTTGGTCTAGTTGGCAACCTTGGGCAAGCCAATTATAGTGCTGCAAAAGCCGGAGTTATCGGGCTTACTAAAACTGTCGCAAGGGAATACGCAACCAGAGGCATAACC GCGAATGCTATTGCCCCTGGATTTATTTCATCAGATATGACCGCTAAGCTTGGGGAAGACATTGAGAAAAACATCTTGAAGACTATCCCCTTAG GGAGGTATGGCACTCCGGAAGAAGTTGCTGGGCTTGTTGAATTCTTGGCTCTCAATCCTGCAGCTGCTTACATGACTGGACAG GTGCTTACCATTGATGGAGGAATGGTTATGTGA
- the LOC110923346 gene encoding ABC transporter B family member 2 isoform X2, whose product MVGNFMHYISRFLSGFIIGFVRVWQISLVTLSIVPAIAIAGGVYAYIATGLIARVRKSYVKAGEIAEEVIGNVRTVQAFSGEERAVNSYIAALSNTYKYGRKAGLAKGLGLGTLHFVLFLSWSLLVWYTSIVVHKNIANGGDSFTTMLNVVIAGLSLGQAAPDISAFIRAKAAAYPIFEMIERKTVTKTSEKTGRTLAKVEGHIRFDDVRFSYPSRPDVMIFDQLRLDIPSGKIVALVGGSGSGKSTVISLIERFYEPLSGRILLDSIDIRELDIKWLRDQIGLVNQEPALFATTIRENILYGKDSATYEDITHAAKLSEAITFINNLPERFETQVGERGIQLSGGQKQRIAISRAIVKNPSILLLDEATSALDTESEKSVQEALDRVMVGRTTVVVAHRLSTIRNADIIAVVQGGRIVETGSHDDLMARPDSAYSSLIQLQEAASLHRAPSRVSSMGRPSSIRFSRELSRTTTRSLGASFHSDRESVGKLGVEGIEYAKPPRVSSKRLYSMIRPDWVYGLTGTIGALICGSCMPLFALGISQALVAYYMDWETTQHEVRKIAILFCFGAGVSITVYAITHLSFGIMAERLTLRVRQKMFSAILRNEIGWFDDMNNTSSMLASRLESDATLLRTVVVDRTTILIQNFGLIGTSFIIAFILNWRLTLIVMAMYPLIISGHISEKMFMKGYGGDLSKAYLKANMLAGEAVSNIRTVAAFCSENKVLDLYSRELVGPAKQSFNRGQIAGLFYGVSQFFIFSSYGLALWYGSVLMERGLSGFKSVMKSFMILIVTALAMGETLAMAPDLLKGNQMVASVFEVLDRRTQVVSDVGEELTRVEGTIELRGVTFSYPSRPDIMIFRDFDLKVRAGKTMALVGQSGSGKSSVLSLILRFYDPTSGKVMIDGKDIKKLKLKSLRSHIGLVQQEPALFATSIFENILYGKEGASETEVMEAAKLANAHTFISALPEGYSTKVGERGIQLSGGQKQRVAIARAVLKNPAILLLDEATSALDVESERVVQQALDRLMKNRTSVVVAHRLSTIKNADEISVIQNGKIVEKGTHSSLVENENGAYSKLINLQQHEHHRRK is encoded by the exons ATG GTGGGGAACTTCATGCACTACATCAGCAGATTTTTATCAGGATTCATAATCGGGTTCGTTAGGGTTTGGCAGATTAGTTTGGTGACTTTGTCAATTGTACCCGCGATTGCAATCGCGGGGGGTGTCTATGCTTACATCGCCACTGGCCTCATCGCTAGAGTCCGAAAATCATACGTCAAAGCTGGTGAAATTGCTGAAGAG GTGATCGGAAATGTAAGAACGGTGCAAGCGTTTTCCGGAGAAGAAAGGGCTGTAAATTCATACATTGCGGCGCTTTCAAATACGTACAAGTATGGCAGGAAAGCCGGTCTAGCCAAAGGCTTAGGACTCGGCACATTGCATTTCGTTCTGTTTCTCTCCTGGTCCTTGCTCGTCTGGTACACGAGTATAGTCGTCCACAAAAATATCGCTAATGGCGGGGACTCATTCACCACCATGCTCAACGTTGTCATCGCGGGCCT GTCACTTGGGCAGGCTGCACCGGACATTAGTGCGTTTATTCGAGCGAAGGCAGCCGCGTACCCCATTTTTGAAATGATAGAGAGGAAAACGGTAACCAAAACGAGTGAGAAAACGGGCCGGACGCTAGCCAAAGTGGAGGGTCATATACGGTTTGATGACGTACGGTTTAGTTACCCATCTAGACCGGATGTGATGATATTTGACCAACTCCGCCTCGACATACCTTCCGGAAAAATAGTAGCACTTGTTGGTGGAAGTGGTTCAGGAAAGAGTACGGTTATATCGTTGATAGAACGGTTCTACGAGCCACTATCGGGCCGGATCTTATTAGATTCAATCGACATACGTGAACTTGACATCAAATGGCTTAGGGATCAGATTGGGCTGGTGAATCAAGAACCCGCGCTTTTCGCCACTACTATAAGAGAGAATATTTTATACGGGAAAGATTCGGCTACTTATGAAGATATCACACATgccgcaaagttatccgaggctATTACGTTTATCAACAATCTTCCGGAAAGATTCGAGACGCAAGTTGGCGAACGAGGGATACAATTATCCGGAGGACAAAAGCAACGGATTGCTATATCGCGCGCAATTGTGAAAAACCCGTCGATTTTGTTGTTAGACGAAGCCACAAGCGCCCTTGACACGGAATCCGAAAAGAGCGTGCAAGAGGCGCTTGATCGTGTGATGGTGGGACGGACGACAGTGGTTGTCGCCCACCGTCTTTCCACCATTAGAAATGCGGATATAATAGCTGTAGTTCAAGGTGGAAGGATCGTCGAAACGGGGAGCCATGATGACCTCATGGCCCGGCCCGATAGTGCATATTCATCACTTATTCAACTTCAAGAAGCCGCTTCGTTGCATCGCGCCCCGTCTCGTGTCAGTTCCATGGGGAGACCTTCCAG TATTAGATTTTCTCGTGAATTATCGCGGACAACCACGAGGAGTCTCGGAGCTAGTTTTCATTCGGACCGAGAATCCGTGGGCAAGCTCGGTGTTGAAGGCATTGAATACGCCAAGCCACCTCGCGTTTCGTCCAAAAGGTTATACTCGATGATTCGTCCTGACTGGGTTTACGGGTTAACCGGCACCATTGGTGCGCTCATTTGTGGGTCATGTATGCCTCTTTTTGCCCTTGGGATTAGCCAAGCCCTTGTTGCTTATTACATGGACTGGGAAACGACGCAGCACGAGGTCCGAAAGATTGCCATTCTCTTTTGCTTTGGTGCTGGTGTAAGTATTACTGTTTACGCCATCACTCATCTATCCTTCGGGATCATGGCAGAAAGGCTCACTCTTCGTGTTCGTCAAAAGATGTTTTCAG CTATTTTAAGAAACGAAATCGGCTGGTTCGATGACATGAACAACACAAGCTCAATGCTGGCTTCCCGATTAGAAAGCGATGCAACGTTACTCAGAACCGTGGTTGTTGACCGAACAACGATTCTCATACAGAATTTTGGCTTAATCGGCACTTCATTTATCATCGCCTTCATATTGAACTGGCGGCTTACACTCATCGTCATGGCCATGTACCCGTTGATCATCAGCGGCCACATAAGCGAG AAAATGTTCATGAAAGGGTATGGTGGTGACTTAAGCAAAGCTTATCTTAAAGCTAATATGCTTGCTGGTGAGGCAGTGAGTAACATAAGAACCGTTGCGGCATTTTGTTCCGAAAATAAAGTGCTCGATCTTTACTCTCGGGAGCTCGTTGGACCGGCTAAACAGTCGTTTAATCGCGGCCAGATTGCGGGGTTATTCTACGGTGTCTCTCAATTTTTCATCTTCTCATCCTACGGTCTTGCATTATGGTATGGTTCCGTGTTGATGGAAAGGGGGTTATCCGGGTTCAAATCGGTTATGAAATCGTTTATGATTTTGATTGTTACCGCATTAGCAATGGGCGAAACGCTCGCAATGGCACCGGATTTGTTGAAGGGGAACCAGATGGTTGCATCGGTTTTCGAGGTTCTTGATCGGAGAACACAAGTTGTTAGTGATGTTGGAGAGGAGTTAACTCGAGTTGAGGGGACCATCGAGCTAAGAGGCGTTACGTTTAGCTACCCTTCGAGACCCGATATCAtgatttttagagattttgatTTGAAGGTTCGGGCTGGAAAGACCATGGCGCTTGTGGGACAAAGTGGCTCGGGGAAGAGCTCGGTTCTCTCGTTAATTCTTCGGTTCTATGATCCAACCTCCGGGAAAGTCATGATTGACG GCAAGGACATTAAGAAACTAAAGCTAAAGTCTCTTCGAAGCCACATCGGGCTAGTCCAGCAAGAGCCGGCTCTTTTTGCAACATCGATTTTCGAAAACATACTTTACGGAAAAGAAGGAGCTTCCGAAACCGAAGTGATGGAAGCGGCTAAGCTAGCAAACGCGCATACGTTCATTAGCGCCCTCCCAGAGGGCTACTCGACAAAAGTTGGCGAGAGAGGGATTCAACTTTCGGGTGGACAAAAACAAAGGGTGGCCATAGCACGAGCCGTGTTAAAAAATCCCGCAAttcttctacttgatgaagccaCAAGCGCGCTTGATGTGGAGTCGGAGCGTGTGGTTCAACAGGCTTTGGACCGGTTAATGAAGAACCGGACGAGCGTGGTGGTTGCGCATCGGCTATCGACTATTAAGAATGCGGATGAGATATCGGTGATTCAGAATGGTAAAATTGTGGAGAAAGGGACTCATTCGAGTCTTGTTGAGAACGAAAACGGGGCGTACTCGAAGCTAATCAACTTACAACAACATGAACATCACAGGCGTAAATAA
- the LOC110923346 gene encoding ABC transporter B family member 2 isoform X1: MSNHGSLSIEGGGAKDDSDKPKKVPMLKLFTFADSYDYFLMFLGSLGACVHGASVPVFFIFFGKLINIIGLAYLFPKEASHKVAKYSLDFVYLSVVILFSSWIEVACWMHTGERQAAKMRMAYLKSMLSQDISLFDTEASTGEVISAITSDIIVVQDAISEKVGNFMHYISRFLSGFIIGFVRVWQISLVTLSIVPAIAIAGGVYAYIATGLIARVRKSYVKAGEIAEEVIGNVRTVQAFSGEERAVNSYIAALSNTYKYGRKAGLAKGLGLGTLHFVLFLSWSLLVWYTSIVVHKNIANGGDSFTTMLNVVIAGLSLGQAAPDISAFIRAKAAAYPIFEMIERKTVTKTSEKTGRTLAKVEGHIRFDDVRFSYPSRPDVMIFDQLRLDIPSGKIVALVGGSGSGKSTVISLIERFYEPLSGRILLDSIDIRELDIKWLRDQIGLVNQEPALFATTIRENILYGKDSATYEDITHAAKLSEAITFINNLPERFETQVGERGIQLSGGQKQRIAISRAIVKNPSILLLDEATSALDTESEKSVQEALDRVMVGRTTVVVAHRLSTIRNADIIAVVQGGRIVETGSHDDLMARPDSAYSSLIQLQEAASLHRAPSRVSSMGRPSSIRFSRELSRTTTRSLGASFHSDRESVGKLGVEGIEYAKPPRVSSKRLYSMIRPDWVYGLTGTIGALICGSCMPLFALGISQALVAYYMDWETTQHEVRKIAILFCFGAGVSITVYAITHLSFGIMAERLTLRVRQKMFSAILRNEIGWFDDMNNTSSMLASRLESDATLLRTVVVDRTTILIQNFGLIGTSFIIAFILNWRLTLIVMAMYPLIISGHISEKMFMKGYGGDLSKAYLKANMLAGEAVSNIRTVAAFCSENKVLDLYSRELVGPAKQSFNRGQIAGLFYGVSQFFIFSSYGLALWYGSVLMERGLSGFKSVMKSFMILIVTALAMGETLAMAPDLLKGNQMVASVFEVLDRRTQVVSDVGEELTRVEGTIELRGVTFSYPSRPDIMIFRDFDLKVRAGKTMALVGQSGSGKSSVLSLILRFYDPTSGKVMIDGKDIKKLKLKSLRSHIGLVQQEPALFATSIFENILYGKEGASETEVMEAAKLANAHTFISALPEGYSTKVGERGIQLSGGQKQRVAIARAVLKNPAILLLDEATSALDVESERVVQQALDRLMKNRTSVVVAHRLSTIKNADEISVIQNGKIVEKGTHSSLVENENGAYSKLINLQQHEHHRRK; this comes from the exons ATGAGCAACCATGGTTCACTTTCTATCGAAGGTGGTGGCGCTAAAGATGACTCGGATAAACCCAAAAAAGTCCCCATGTTAAAACTGTTTACATTTGCAGATTCGTATGATTACTTTCTTATGTTTTTGGGGTCCTTAGGGGCTTGTGTTCATGGTGCATCGGTGccggttttttttatttttttcggcAAGTTGATTAATATTATTGGACTTGCTTATCTTTTTCCCAAAGAGGCTTCTCATAAAGTTGCAAAG TATTCGTTGGATTTTGTGTATCTTAGTGTGGTGATACTCTTTTCTTCTTGGATTG AGGTGGCTTGTTGGATGCATACCGGAGAAAGGCAAGCAGCAAAGATGAGGATGGCGTATTTGAAGTCAATGTTAAGCCAAGATATCAGTCTTTTTGACACTGAAGCTTCAACAGGAGAAGTCATCTCTGCAATTACCAGTGATATTATAGTTGTTCAAGATGCTATTTCTGAAAAG GTGGGGAACTTCATGCACTACATCAGCAGATTTTTATCAGGATTCATAATCGGGTTCGTTAGGGTTTGGCAGATTAGTTTGGTGACTTTGTCAATTGTACCCGCGATTGCAATCGCGGGGGGTGTCTATGCTTACATCGCCACTGGCCTCATCGCTAGAGTCCGAAAATCATACGTCAAAGCTGGTGAAATTGCTGAAGAG GTGATCGGAAATGTAAGAACGGTGCAAGCGTTTTCCGGAGAAGAAAGGGCTGTAAATTCATACATTGCGGCGCTTTCAAATACGTACAAGTATGGCAGGAAAGCCGGTCTAGCCAAAGGCTTAGGACTCGGCACATTGCATTTCGTTCTGTTTCTCTCCTGGTCCTTGCTCGTCTGGTACACGAGTATAGTCGTCCACAAAAATATCGCTAATGGCGGGGACTCATTCACCACCATGCTCAACGTTGTCATCGCGGGCCT GTCACTTGGGCAGGCTGCACCGGACATTAGTGCGTTTATTCGAGCGAAGGCAGCCGCGTACCCCATTTTTGAAATGATAGAGAGGAAAACGGTAACCAAAACGAGTGAGAAAACGGGCCGGACGCTAGCCAAAGTGGAGGGTCATATACGGTTTGATGACGTACGGTTTAGTTACCCATCTAGACCGGATGTGATGATATTTGACCAACTCCGCCTCGACATACCTTCCGGAAAAATAGTAGCACTTGTTGGTGGAAGTGGTTCAGGAAAGAGTACGGTTATATCGTTGATAGAACGGTTCTACGAGCCACTATCGGGCCGGATCTTATTAGATTCAATCGACATACGTGAACTTGACATCAAATGGCTTAGGGATCAGATTGGGCTGGTGAATCAAGAACCCGCGCTTTTCGCCACTACTATAAGAGAGAATATTTTATACGGGAAAGATTCGGCTACTTATGAAGATATCACACATgccgcaaagttatccgaggctATTACGTTTATCAACAATCTTCCGGAAAGATTCGAGACGCAAGTTGGCGAACGAGGGATACAATTATCCGGAGGACAAAAGCAACGGATTGCTATATCGCGCGCAATTGTGAAAAACCCGTCGATTTTGTTGTTAGACGAAGCCACAAGCGCCCTTGACACGGAATCCGAAAAGAGCGTGCAAGAGGCGCTTGATCGTGTGATGGTGGGACGGACGACAGTGGTTGTCGCCCACCGTCTTTCCACCATTAGAAATGCGGATATAATAGCTGTAGTTCAAGGTGGAAGGATCGTCGAAACGGGGAGCCATGATGACCTCATGGCCCGGCCCGATAGTGCATATTCATCACTTATTCAACTTCAAGAAGCCGCTTCGTTGCATCGCGCCCCGTCTCGTGTCAGTTCCATGGGGAGACCTTCCAG TATTAGATTTTCTCGTGAATTATCGCGGACAACCACGAGGAGTCTCGGAGCTAGTTTTCATTCGGACCGAGAATCCGTGGGCAAGCTCGGTGTTGAAGGCATTGAATACGCCAAGCCACCTCGCGTTTCGTCCAAAAGGTTATACTCGATGATTCGTCCTGACTGGGTTTACGGGTTAACCGGCACCATTGGTGCGCTCATTTGTGGGTCATGTATGCCTCTTTTTGCCCTTGGGATTAGCCAAGCCCTTGTTGCTTATTACATGGACTGGGAAACGACGCAGCACGAGGTCCGAAAGATTGCCATTCTCTTTTGCTTTGGTGCTGGTGTAAGTATTACTGTTTACGCCATCACTCATCTATCCTTCGGGATCATGGCAGAAAGGCTCACTCTTCGTGTTCGTCAAAAGATGTTTTCAG CTATTTTAAGAAACGAAATCGGCTGGTTCGATGACATGAACAACACAAGCTCAATGCTGGCTTCCCGATTAGAAAGCGATGCAACGTTACTCAGAACCGTGGTTGTTGACCGAACAACGATTCTCATACAGAATTTTGGCTTAATCGGCACTTCATTTATCATCGCCTTCATATTGAACTGGCGGCTTACACTCATCGTCATGGCCATGTACCCGTTGATCATCAGCGGCCACATAAGCGAG AAAATGTTCATGAAAGGGTATGGTGGTGACTTAAGCAAAGCTTATCTTAAAGCTAATATGCTTGCTGGTGAGGCAGTGAGTAACATAAGAACCGTTGCGGCATTTTGTTCCGAAAATAAAGTGCTCGATCTTTACTCTCGGGAGCTCGTTGGACCGGCTAAACAGTCGTTTAATCGCGGCCAGATTGCGGGGTTATTCTACGGTGTCTCTCAATTTTTCATCTTCTCATCCTACGGTCTTGCATTATGGTATGGTTCCGTGTTGATGGAAAGGGGGTTATCCGGGTTCAAATCGGTTATGAAATCGTTTATGATTTTGATTGTTACCGCATTAGCAATGGGCGAAACGCTCGCAATGGCACCGGATTTGTTGAAGGGGAACCAGATGGTTGCATCGGTTTTCGAGGTTCTTGATCGGAGAACACAAGTTGTTAGTGATGTTGGAGAGGAGTTAACTCGAGTTGAGGGGACCATCGAGCTAAGAGGCGTTACGTTTAGCTACCCTTCGAGACCCGATATCAtgatttttagagattttgatTTGAAGGTTCGGGCTGGAAAGACCATGGCGCTTGTGGGACAAAGTGGCTCGGGGAAGAGCTCGGTTCTCTCGTTAATTCTTCGGTTCTATGATCCAACCTCCGGGAAAGTCATGATTGACG GCAAGGACATTAAGAAACTAAAGCTAAAGTCTCTTCGAAGCCACATCGGGCTAGTCCAGCAAGAGCCGGCTCTTTTTGCAACATCGATTTTCGAAAACATACTTTACGGAAAAGAAGGAGCTTCCGAAACCGAAGTGATGGAAGCGGCTAAGCTAGCAAACGCGCATACGTTCATTAGCGCCCTCCCAGAGGGCTACTCGACAAAAGTTGGCGAGAGAGGGATTCAACTTTCGGGTGGACAAAAACAAAGGGTGGCCATAGCACGAGCCGTGTTAAAAAATCCCGCAAttcttctacttgatgaagccaCAAGCGCGCTTGATGTGGAGTCGGAGCGTGTGGTTCAACAGGCTTTGGACCGGTTAATGAAGAACCGGACGAGCGTGGTGGTTGCGCATCGGCTATCGACTATTAAGAATGCGGATGAGATATCGGTGATTCAGAATGGTAAAATTGTGGAGAAAGGGACTCATTCGAGTCTTGTTGAGAACGAAAACGGGGCGTACTCGAAGCTAATCAACTTACAACAACATGAACATCACAGGCGTAAATAA